From a single Granulicella aggregans genomic region:
- a CDS encoding ATP-dependent DNA ligase, producing MALFADVASLAEYLAGEPSRLKKRAAIAAALRVAHAAAPASNDAGLLALYIAGTPFAESDPRKLNAGVALLSSVVKAITGASDAALTAAFRRHGDMGAAAFDLWPLQATITLTLSEVAKTFAAMPFAKTTAVRGELVQRLLRRSTPLEVKYLLKLMLGDMRIGVKQSLVEEAIAAAASVEDGIQIPVKDVRHAVMLEADLGRATAMAFSGTLNQATMRLFHPLGFMLASPVESPEEAVERFTAKPRKSEPDDSEAEQAGVEEGLPQIEAFLEDKYDGMRAQIHCGEGLRVAIYSRNKEEITESFPDIEEAFASVPASTGGLILDGEILGWDFATGQALPFAVMGQRIGRKRVPAEVLRKIPAVFMAFDLLYAAGELQLEQTLKDRRNALEAIVEQLGTLATSPIPIEDRTPPAQADLFSQLEPSPVDDEKLPRLMLSPSRLVESAEEIDRAYAAARARANEGVMLKAANSHYQPGRRGLAWLKLKRELATLDVVITGAEFGHGRRAGILSDYTFAVRGPAFHQTGELLNVGKAYSGLTDAEIAELSAWAMAHTLEDQGHFRTVEPLRVLEVAFNNIMRSDRHASGFAMRFPRILRIRDDKPLDEIDTLDRVEEIYQSQVDKPVE from the coding sequence ATGGCATTGTTCGCCGATGTAGCCTCGCTGGCCGAGTACCTCGCAGGCGAACCCAGCCGCTTGAAGAAGCGAGCGGCCATCGCCGCTGCCCTTCGCGTGGCGCATGCTGCGGCACCAGCCAGCAACGACGCCGGCCTTCTAGCTCTCTACATCGCTGGAACGCCCTTCGCCGAATCCGACCCACGGAAACTCAACGCCGGAGTTGCTCTGCTCTCTAGCGTCGTGAAAGCCATCACTGGCGCGAGCGACGCGGCTCTTACCGCAGCCTTCCGCCGCCATGGCGATATGGGTGCTGCCGCCTTCGACCTCTGGCCACTGCAGGCGACCATCACGCTCACGCTCTCCGAGGTCGCCAAGACCTTTGCGGCCATGCCCTTCGCGAAGACGACGGCTGTTCGCGGCGAGCTCGTCCAGCGCCTCCTTCGCCGCTCCACTCCGCTCGAAGTCAAGTATCTGCTCAAGCTGATGTTGGGCGACATGCGCATCGGCGTGAAACAAAGCCTCGTCGAAGAGGCGATCGCCGCTGCGGCATCGGTCGAAGACGGCATCCAGATACCGGTCAAAGATGTCCGCCACGCCGTCATGCTCGAAGCCGACCTCGGCCGCGCCACTGCCATGGCCTTCTCCGGCACCCTTAATCAAGCCACGATGCGACTCTTTCACCCGCTTGGGTTCATGCTCGCCAGCCCCGTCGAATCGCCGGAAGAGGCCGTAGAGCGCTTCACCGCAAAGCCACGCAAGTCTGAACCGGACGACAGCGAAGCCGAACAAGCCGGCGTCGAAGAAGGACTCCCACAGATCGAAGCCTTCCTCGAAGACAAATACGACGGCATGCGCGCCCAAATTCACTGCGGCGAAGGCTTGCGCGTAGCCATCTACTCCCGCAACAAAGAAGAGATCACGGAGAGCTTCCCCGATATCGAAGAGGCTTTCGCATCTGTCCCGGCTAGCACGGGCGGTCTGATTTTAGATGGCGAAATTCTCGGCTGGGACTTCGCCACCGGCCAGGCGCTGCCCTTCGCCGTCATGGGACAGCGCATTGGCCGCAAGCGCGTTCCCGCAGAGGTCCTGCGCAAGATTCCTGCCGTCTTCATGGCCTTCGATCTCCTCTACGCGGCAGGAGAGCTCCAGCTCGAGCAGACATTGAAAGACCGTCGCAATGCCCTCGAAGCCATCGTCGAGCAACTTGGCACGCTGGCGACATCCCCTATCCCGATCGAAGACCGCACGCCTCCCGCGCAAGCTGATCTCTTCTCTCAACTCGAACCATCACCGGTCGACGACGAGAAACTCCCGCGCCTCATGCTCTCGCCGTCGCGCCTGGTCGAATCCGCCGAAGAGATTGACCGCGCCTACGCCGCCGCCCGGGCCCGTGCCAACGAAGGCGTCATGCTCAAGGCCGCCAACTCGCACTATCAGCCCGGCCGCCGCGGTCTGGCATGGCTCAAGCTTAAACGCGAACTCGCCACCCTCGACGTCGTCATCACCGGGGCCGAGTTCGGCCATGGCCGCCGCGCGGGCATCCTCAGCGACTACACCTTCGCCGTGCGCGGCCCCGCCTTCCACCAGACTGGCGAACTTCTCAACGTAGGCAAGGCCTACTCCGGCCTCACCGACGCCGAGATTGCCGAACTCAGCGCCTGGGCCATGGCTCACACGCTCGAAGACCAAGGCCACTTCCGGACCGTAGAACCACTTCGCGTGTTGGAGGTGGCATTCAACAACATCATGCGCAGCGACCGCCATGCCAGCGGCTTCGCCATGCGCTTTCCCCGTATCCTCCGCATCCGCGACGACAAGCCGCTAGACGAGATCGACACTCTCGACCGCGTCGAAGAGATCTACCAAAGCCAGGTAGACAAGCCAGTGGAGTGA